The region AGAACGCATGAGGCTCATAAATCGTTATAACTGACTAACAGCGATTGAAACATTGTACAAGCCCAGAGAGATAACACTTGATGCGCAGTTTCCACTGGCTACTGTCAAtatccttataatattttattagtacATATATCATTTAGAAAACTAGGACCATTTCACACACACGACTTAGATTAGACCCAGGGCTATGCAATGATTTTAAAGAAACCAGGCAACTTTACATATAATGTaactacaaataaataaataatttacgcATATAAACTCACTGGTACTCAAATCTAGGACCTAAAACAAAACTATTGCCGGAAAATTCAATTCACAATAAatcttttgacgaccggtctggcctagtgggtagtgaccctgcctatgaagccgatggtcccgggttcgattcCTGGTAAGGGcctttatttgtatgatgatacagatatttgttcctgcgtcatggttgttttctatgtatttaagtatttatatattatatatatcgttgtctgagtacccacaacacaagccttcttgagcttaccgtggggcttagtcaatttgtgtaaaaaaaatactaataatatttgtgtaatatttatttattatttatttatttattatcttttttgACTGCTATTAACAAAAATACGCACACTATGCACTTTCCCCAATCGAACACCTGGTATGAAGTTCATGCATGTTACAAAATGTACGACTATATCCTAACCCCCTTATTcgtaaaactttacgggcctgatttagttaaattatatatgttttacccctttcttacaaatacataagtcaaaatgacagataaggacaaacgattattagctaattgaggtttgtagcgcgtttatgaataagggggatatCCTAATGCTAAATTAAAGATAAACATAAGGAAGTATCGGGAGATGCCACTTAATGGATACAATCGTGGGGCTACGAGACTTTGGCATATCACGCTATATCTTCCAAAGGTTGCTGACGACATCGATATGACATATTGACATTTAACGGGAAAGTTCTTTAGGATTCATAAATATGTGTTACATTGTcgatttaaattaatataaatatatatatttagtcATATACCTGCTTATATTACTTAtctaatagtatttttttaaaattttgaataGATAGTGAACAAAAAGTAAAATCTCATTTGAATTATCTTCTGctggtaaaaaaaatacatattagttTCAGCATACAGTTATCCTTTAGCCAAAAATACCACGATCACCTGTACTGAAGAAAACGCAACTCACGCTCTTCAGGCAATAAGTCAATTGGCCTTCAGCCCGGTCATCAATGCGTCTAAGGGTCGGATGCACCAagccgtctgtcaccgttaaagagttcgctaaattttactGTATGGGAAGCGTCATAGTAGTTCACTGCTGAGTGACGTTAGTCAGTTCATcaactgtggttggtgcaactggccctaaggcATGCAAATGTACTACACCATTTCAAAAGGTTTTTACTCCGGCCAGACACCTCACTGCCAGTTTGGGTAATACAACACCACCACACCCTTGAAAACCTTTCTTTCAAGAAAAAAGGGTGTGTTTACACTATCCGTCGCGAGCCAAGTTTAATGCcacattttatttacatagaCAATAATGCGCGCACGTGTTGCACCAGTCGTTAAAAAAATGGAATTTGTGCGCATCTGGTGCGGTTGGTGTGCGCTCGGCTTTAAATAATTTGGACGTAAAATCGGTGACAGGGGGGCAGACGAATGTGTTTTTTGACGATGTCGATGACGTTCGATGAACTTTTTACGTCAGTGatcgtaatttaaaacgtaGCGTTTTTAGGCAAATACTAATAGCTCAATGCTGATTTACATATTCATCCATCGGTCAATATTTTTAGTCTTGgttaaaatttattttcgtATGTAACTATTCGGTTCGGTATACGCACGGTTACGTCTCCATCTTCATCTTATCAAGCGACGTATTACTCGACTTAGATTTAGCACGTTTTGTTTACTAACAAATCATACGTTCGGCATCTACTTAGTTACATGTCTGTGGTCATACTGTACGTAAACATAAAATCCGCCACGGACGCAGGTGGCCAATTACTCGCTAAACACCGGTGTGTCAAGGGCTTTACGGCGTTGTTATTGCACTTATTGCTTTTGCTGCGTAACAACAAAATTTAGTATCACTCAAACATAACATTTGTcatttaatttgattttaaaaCTCTTTGTTTCTCTAATTCTTGCCTCTAatgcatatatttatttctttgacaaaaatagtttttgtgtgtttttataaGGGTAACAAAGTCGCGACCGATGACTCactctagaccgggccggggccggccCGGAGTTTTCGGcgctttgttttctatggaaagcaccacgtgatcacctatcagccgtcatagaaaatgacatgtcggacgcctccgcccgggcacggcccggtctagcgtgagtcatcctttaactgGCCATTCTTTTAGTTCACTTATCTTATTTAGAACCTTACAAGaaatattttcagaaataaatacgTATCAAACATTTAAGTACTCAAAAGCtataagaaaataaaacaaatataacaagataaaaaaatatgttcacTTCATAAATATTCTAGATATAACAGGGGCAAGATAAAAGGAATACCgcaattattgaattaacaAACCAGAGATTAGAAGCGTCTTAAACTTACCCAAGTCAATACTAAAGCTACGTCAGACTGCAGAggccctaccgcgaaccacgttcgatatgttgcctccttgtcacacttacgtacgaatttacaagtgcgacagagaggcaacacgtcgaacgtggttcgtggtaggccctctgtttaaAGGCACTAGATATAACAGTAATTAGGGCTGATACTGCAAGTTCAACTAACCGGTGTCAAGTTCCAAGGGCTGCGTCAAAGGGACCGTCTGTTAAGCTATATTATCGCAGCTGGGCAAGTTATAGACGGCAGCggatttactttaaaaataatgaactaaGACTATTACTTAGTTTAAagctaaattaaaataaaatttaaataattaaggcGATGAAATGGGGGGTTGAAGTTTGtaggaaaaaaataacaaatttcTACCAAAGAGGCCATATACGCCTAAAGCAAgcattaaaacattatattcaaACTTTTGAAATGCAAATTcagtttatttaatattttaaatcttTGACTTTAGCCATAATTCCATTTGTATGGAGATTGTGCCGCCGCgcgttacattttttttttcacaaaataaggtaaaatattcACTTGAATTGAATAGTTAGTTCACTTAGTGTGCGAAATAGTGCTCTTTTGTCTTATCTAATTtcattttcatacaattttttcgTTTAATTTCTTAAGTTTAAGAGGTCCCTTTTGGTATATAATAAATGTATAGAgactataataatataaacagTTATTAATGGAAGCATAGTTGCAAAGATTTTTTGTTCACGCGGTAATCGGGTATCTTTTATAGCTTGTACCAAAATCCGTGCACAACATCGGCTGTAAACGTTCAATTTGTCGGCAATTAGCTGTTGAAGAAACGCCAGGTTTGTGTGGGCCCACTGTTGGGCGATGCTATCGCGTGTAACGCGATACCAACacgtttgtttatttataacgcgtctgtctgtctgtcggtgaCGAACTTATAATAGCAGTTCTGCTGCAGGCAACATACGAGTACAATCTGCAATCTGTACACTAACCTCATTCTAATTGGCAATTACGAATTGCATACTATTACAAATGATCCTAGAAAACCATACTTAGGTTCGTAATAACATATATAAAGTTACTATTCCTAGTTCATGGGACCATGGCGCTCTCTCTTCAAAATCCCCAATCCATGGGTACTAAGGTGTGAACTAGCCTAAGCCTTCTTTTTCTATGAGTGGAGACCTGTGCCCATTAGTAGAACGTTTGCGTAATCGCTATTAACACTGCCAAATCTTGTGAATAACAGAGTCGTCATGTAACAATCTAACAATAGATATGGTtaaaaacatttagtttttatttttttaggagTTAGTTAAAATCATTGTCACACTATAATTAGGAGTAAAAATGGATTGTTGATCATTTTACTGTGAACAGAATTAAGATAAACGAATATTATTTTTCTCTTAAAAAGTTACTCGTTAATTTACTATAATTAATGAAGTATAGTAGTTAATTATGTTCTCTGAAGTTGCCAATGCCACAAATCCGTTAGTTCTCCACTCCTGCGCACTGACAAAGGGCAGACCTTGAGCGTTTGCTTAACGTGCTACGTGTATTAGCAATTCTAGGCAATTTAGTGTTGTTAGGCATTATACTTAAATCATTATTGAATTAAAATGATACGTAACGTATTAATTTTAAAGGGTTTTCTCAGAAAAACTCGTTAAGTCTTCTGCTGGTGAATAAACCATTACTTCAGGTTACTAGAGATGAATTTAcagtatacatatgtatatccaTACTACGGGTATGAATTTGGTTATTTTCCTaatttttgattatttaccTATAATGCAATATACAACTACGCTCGCCACTGAAGGAGAACTTATTTACTCTTGTTAGTCTTGTTTAAggatttcatattttttcaactATGTATAATGCCAACATTTGCTTATATACAGTCTGCTCAAAATGTTATCAGTGTACTTATTTCAAGTTATCATTTATGTAATAAGCTTGAAGTAAGTTTCACCCACAAGGTTTAGCCTCAGACAAAAATAAACGAATTCAGATGAAAACGTAAACCATCAATTTTTTGAACCAAACAAAGCGACGCAAAAACACAAAAGCTTGGAATAAGCTTGACCCACAAAGGCCCGGTCAGCGGCACAATTACATGCAGCTACTGTTCTATGCGTTCGCTATCGGCGATCCGACTCGTGACTCGCTTCTGAACCCGTGCCTCTGCGCCCAGGCAAATAGGGTTGCCACTTAAGGCAAACAGTGtcgtgtaatattattatttggatTTTATATGAAGCGTCAAAAAATTAAGACATTTTTTTTAGTGCTTAGTGTATGTATCAGTCATTTAAGAGACAAGTAAGCTTTTTTGAAACAGCAATTATgtaccttataaataaaatattataagtaatAAGCATGTACGTAGATTTATATTTCCATAGATTCCTAGATACAGGTGTCAAGATTACATGAATGGAagaaacatacctacatgaggGTAAAGTCGGTAGCACTAAATAAAAGGTCCTCTGTCATTGGATTTCGTTTGATCCATACTGAATGCGATAGCGTGTGTGATAAATCATCCAGTTTGACATATTAAAATGGTAATTAcgttattatattaatattatgcgAAAATAATTAAGTTTAGACTGAAAAATTACTATTAGTAATGTCTCGTTACTTGACCTTATTACTCTTATTGTAAATAATCTAAGATAACCGTACATTTTATTGAACCTTCGTCAGCTAATCTGGGTAGGTATATTTGCAAAAATATGAGTAGGTACATGTTTCGTGTAGCCACAATCGTATTGTATAGTTTGTGGACACATTTTGTTGATAAATAAATTGCTTATTGGTATAGCATTGACAACCCTAAACGCTACCTGAGCAGCACCAACACTTTTTGCCTCCGATATCTAATGACAAAGGCATCATTATCTAATCATGGCTTGTCGGGTTTTTTACCAAGACAGAGTCAATACTGGCTTATGTTGCCAGCTCGGTATGGACTCGGTAATGCTTTGAACAGATCTTAAAACACTATGACCTAGTGAAAACGGGTGAAAATCAGGCAAACAGAAATACAACTGGGCTTTGGGCGGACGCAACTTATACATAGGTAGGTTGCAAGGAAACTCGACTTACttcattataagatttataagataCCGCATATGATCAATTCACCACTGTTCCAAAAACACATATTAAAGTATGACAATTTTAATACGAAATATTGCGGcaagaaacgtctgcgaacgatgctattatgcttagaataaattttaaagtggaaaaattactgtcttgagtgagaattgaactcacggcctctttCACTTTCAACTAAACAtttcttctttttttctttattcactcttttttacttttaaatttattctaagcttaatatttCGATTGTGTTTGCACTTGTCGACCATAAAATAGATTTAATTAAATTCTTCGTgtttattttcaataatatgttacttacTTCAAATTcgttattatattatactttATACTACATTAGTGTTATAAAACTCGCCACAATCAAGTAGCATATATAAAACTTTGTAGATAAGCAATATTGAGTGTATGATACATGAACCGACCAGGgtgtattacaattatttatcaatttgaaGTAATGACGCGTGCGGCAGCGATCTGAATATAATGGTTCGAATTACAGCCGTTTGTTACCTCTACATGCGTGTTCTCTAATAACGCACGTGAAAGTTGTCTATGGATAACAATACGTACCACGTGTTATAAAGCTTCAATCTACTGACTAGAAAATAAAGACTTCGTGTCTTTAACTACCGTTAGTTACTTTTCATTTCTAcctgtaatttttttaagtataacTACATAAACTATTTATACATATCCTAAAAAGACACTGGGCATGTAGTGGAGTGTGCTCAAGCCATAAAAAGGTCAAATACGGCGTTCACTGaataagagatttcctttggtagAATCTTTGTGTccctaaaatgtatttaagaagtggagccacccagatttttgatgcaggtgggggatGGGGGGGTTTTAAGGGTCGGtgacgtctgaggttaatatttttttaagtataggttctatgtcgagtttagtatcattttcaactaaatcaaagatgtagacatagatttcatcaaaatcggttcagccgttattgatttcccatacaacttacaccttccttttcacttttgAGAGATTTgtttttgaataaaaagtatcctatgatcttccccgggactcagaatatctctataccaaattttatctaaatcggttcagcggttattggatccccatacaaatttccacttccattttcacacccttaagggatgatttttgagattaaaagtatgctatgttattccctgggACTGAAACTAGCTCTGtaacaaattttaactaaattggtttagcagtttaggcgtgaagaggaataaaaaaaaagtattaaaaaaaaaataatttacatcaaaaatctcggtggctccacttcttaaatccatccttgggtcctaatgaccaatcctgccaaaggaaatctcttgttcacgcaacgccgtatccCACCCCCAGCACCTTCCGCTAATGCTGTGGCATTGacttaggtataggtatatagaAACTTTcagaaaaagtgttttttttttattgtcaacttttgggttattactactcagaatcatgaggaCTATCgagttaaaaaaaacgaaaaatcatGTATAGTTCCGTGACGCATATTCACATAAAACATTAACAACATCGTAAGAACCATCACAAAATTGACACCAAAAttgtgtatgaaaaactggggacactttttttataCAATAGTCCTCGTAATTTTTCTTGTTTCTTCTTCATAATTCTTCTTGTCGCTACTTCACGTTTCAGAAAATAAATGGGTCCTTAAACACAGTAGGTACTCCCGTCAAAATTACATGAACTCAATATCGAGCTAAGGTACTATTCTGaatgtttacaaaaaaaatctaaaattttaTTTGGCGTTCCCCTGCAGACCCGGTGTTACTTTGAAATGAGATTCTAACTTGCATTGTACCATTTGTACCCAACAACACAACTAAATAGGTCGATCGAATTAACTACTGTCATTGGCAAGTAAATAGCATAAGCGTGAACTAAGACTGTTCGTGACATAATCACGAATTCATAACAACCTAGCAGACCTAGGATACCCTAGGCACGTACTGGTCATGTTCAGGGCTCTAGGAATGGAATACCTAATTGTTATGTGGACAGTTACGGGGTGTACCGTTAAATTGACCTGATTCTCACGTGATTTAAGGAGTTTTAGGTATCTTAAAAGATTTCAGCCGAAAGggttgcaatttaatttaagtgCAGGGAGCTAAACATTTTCATACTACAGATAGGTATTAGCTTACATTAAATCTTGCTGTGCTGGCTGTATACAGTGGAACAACTTATGGAATGTTGGCTGTGAGTACTTTCGGTAGATTATGAATCACAGATTTTGGTTTTTATGCAGTTCTTATGTGTCTGTATTACATGTACGTAAAATTCCATAATTCTGTGACACTGTTTTTCTTATTCTGGTTACATAAAACGTTACCAGCTGCATGATCCTTGATAATACAATCATTATCATTAACAGGAAAAATCATCGAATGATTTCCTAGTGCGGCGCGCATGCGTACGCGCAGGATCTGGGTCAAGAACGAGCGCATTATGAATAATTTTTCAACGATCATCGCTATTAGTTTTGCGAAATAACACAGTTTGCGGTGTAATGATTTGATTATCATTTGTTATTTAGCGTTCGTGTCGTTTACGGTATAATGGTAATTTTACAAATGACTTGGATCCTAGAATTATTAAGTAATGCACTAGTCTCTGCCCGCGATTTTGTCCTCCCACCCCCCACTTGCCCTCCTCAGTATTCCCATATTGACTTTTATCCCCAATTCGCCCTCTTAAGAGATGCATTTGAGGATAAAGGGCCCGATTcgtattttgaaatagacatctattagatatcttttagacatcaccaagatacataacgatatgtttaagatctaacctgtcaaatttgacatttgcgtgattctggagatacccttgaatgatttccacaggatatgacttagagatccaattcacatctaatagatatcttactctatctaacgtaaaagtgacattggttgcgagaattgcgctgcaaaagagaactagttgatatctaaactataacgtatctagaatggatctagttcgtgtcgtctcttgtgaatatcttgaagttcgaatacggcagaaagTCTCCTAAATGTTTCTTATTGGCCCATGTCATAATTTGCGTgccaaatttaattttttaaattctaaACCGTTCTAATTAGTCCGTTTAAATATctatttttatacatacctacatttttattttcaacttttAGCTGTGTGTATTGGATCACTCagttttatataataataataataaaaaaaaaaaccgctgaCACTGACAGACGTCCTTTTACatttctttacaaaaaatatatttttacatgtggtTTTTGCCCTAAAAGACTGATCATATACCCACCGTGAACCGAGTTATTTGTAAATCTTGCGGACAACTCATATAATTGAGTATTAAAAACCACGACCATGGGTTGCAGTCGTTACTACCGTGTTGACATTTGTCATACACCAGCGGCAAAACCAGGCAATTAGAAATGATAACAAGAAGTCGAACTAAAGCGGTAACAACTagcgcacgcccaccacccccgcccgcctcgtccacttcctcgtccacatcgtcgtcaggcgacgagttcgcaacggcgcctgacacagacgggtccagtgacgagagcgggccgccgccgccgccgccacgaccacctgcgcgacgagggcggccaccgctgccggcacgcttggggcctgcgggacatcctgccccgcccacggctcccgctaccggtggtatagtgcgacgcatgagatggactcgagacataaacgagaatgtcatgcgcgcctattatggggctacagaggggggaacacagctgtccgcctatcgttcgagaatactgcctTTGTTTCAGACTCTTGAACCcaccatcaccgtgtcggagcagcgattatcggatcaggtgcgcgtcattcagcggctaaagcgcttggatgacgcgacacttgatcgacttcgccaggaggctctctctgctcgcgcggactccacctcggtgcgagatctacccgccacgtcgccggatccggtgcccgtacccgacctggcaccggaggcgccacgggttgatttctgtaccgacgagggggacttcgcgagtcagaatgtgagtacgactgctaatgagcaactgaggaggactttggaagaggcgattacACAGTATCGCGTcacaaccaactctaggccacgattaccacgtctgcctatgaatagacg is a window of Cydia splendana chromosome 1, ilCydSple1.2, whole genome shotgun sequence DNA encoding:
- the LOC134796975 gene encoding uncharacterized protein LOC134796975; translated protein: MITRSRTKAVTTSARPPPPPASSTSSSTSSSGDEFATAPDTDGSSDESGPPPPPPRPPARRGRPPLPARLGPAGHPAPPTAPATGGIVRRMRWTRDINENVMRAYYGATEGGTQLSAYRSRILPLFQTLEPTITVSEQRLSDQVRVIQRLKRLDDATLDRLRQEALSARADSTSVRDLPATSPDPVPVPDLAPEAPRVDFCTDEGDFASQNVSTTANEQLRRTLEEAITQYRVTTNSRPRLPRLPMNRRNLALMGALNALLEPYLRTSKDLDDTHSIMYCGAIAACRVARVKFPDAERAPRTVGGVPAWQVRIERRISSFRTLIAKLICFRGGNNRPRVMRFVNQAAHRLSKAKSLCMGKPYSPLQRACGSIPAESPFSK